The Christiangramia salexigens genome includes the window TCTTCAATTTCAAGTCGGTTAGAGATAAACTTACAGATGGCATCATAGACAATATTGAGGGAATGACCTTTGGACCAGAGCTTGAAAACGGGAAACGATCCCTTATCTTAGTCTCAGATAATAACTTCAACAGTTTCTCTAAACAGCTAAACCAATTCATCCTTCTAGAAATCGATTTTAAAAACTTATAATTATGCAAAAAGCTTTAATATTTCTATCCCTATCCTTGCTGACTTTAATTACGCCAAAACTGTCAGAAAAAGACAAAACTCAGGATAAAGCGGTCACGACATATTATTTGATTAGACATGCCGAAAAAGACAGATCTGATAAATCCTATAAAAATCCGCATCTCACTGAAGCCGGATTAAAGCGTGCTAATAACTGGGCTCAGGTTTTAAAAGATATAGATCTTGATGCCGTGTATAGCACAAACTACAACCGAACCAAGGAAACTGCTGCTCCCGTTGCTGAAAATAAAAAACTAGAAATTCAGATCTACGATGCTTCAGATCTCTATAATGAGGCATTTAAAAAGGCCACCGCTGGCATGCAGGTACTTGTTGTAGGCCACTCCAACACAACACCCCAGCTAGCCAATAAGATCATTAAAAGCGAAAAGTATACGGATATCGACGATTCTGAGAATGGAGCACTTTTTATTATACAGGTTTATCCTGACGGAAGCAACATAAGTAAGGTGCTATATATCAATTAACGTTAAGCTAATTCTTTAGTCGTTGATCTTTACCTTAACGTCTTCAGTACGTATGGTAGAAAGATATTCGAGTTCACCTTTTTGGAACAGGCTATCCAGCTTATGCAAAGGTGTATCCAGGTTTGAATATTTATAATTTTCGTAATCTACAAATCGAATCCCCTCTACTCTTCTGGGATTAAATGCTTTTCTAAAGCGGATACCACCTTTATTTACAACAAAATTATAGGCCAGATAATCTACTTGAAAGTCTTTGGTGTCTATCCA containing:
- a CDS encoding SixA phosphatase family protein, encoding MQKALIFLSLSLLTLITPKLSEKDKTQDKAVTTYYLIRHAEKDRSDKSYKNPHLTEAGLKRANNWAQVLKDIDLDAVYSTNYNRTKETAAPVAENKKLEIQIYDASDLYNEAFKKATAGMQVLVVGHSNTTPQLANKIIKSEKYTDIDDSENGALFIIQVYPDGSNISKVLYIN